The DNA sequence GGTGAGATAAAGGTCAATGTGATCAGGGAAAGCCGATCGATCGAATTTGCCAGATAAATTTCAGAGAAGTATATCGGATCTACGATCTACGATTTTAGATTTACAATTTTAGATATAAGAGAACGCTGCGAAGACAAAAGTCTTCGCAGCGTTCTCTTATTCCGGTCCGAAAAACCTAAAAACAATATTTTTGTAAATAAGTCAACCAATACAACTTATTCACCGCTAGCTATTGCGTAAAATACGGCTTCAATTATAATGATTTGTGGAGAGAGGCACACCTCTATGAGCTATTGTGAGGATGCATGCACCTTCAGAATAGGTCGATTATTAACTTCTCTAACGAATTCGATTATGAACAAACAAGATCTTGTTGACGCAGTACACGAGAAACTCGGTGGAACAAAGACTCAAGCCGACGAAGCAGTAGACACTATTGTAAATTCTATTGTTAGCAGCCTTACAAAAGGTGAGGAAGTTTCAATCTCAGGACTTGGTATTTTCAGCGCCAAGGACCGAGCAGCTCGGACAGCTCGAAACCCACAGACCGGTGAAGCTATTCAGGTGCCGGCCATGCGCGTACCGAAATTCAAAGCCGCCAAGGGCTTGAAGGACGCAGTAAAGAACGGCTAACAGACCGTCTCTTCCATTTATTAAAAAACCCCGCAACTGCGGGGTTTTTTAATTGTTTATGCGATTGTTTTGTGCGGGATGGGAGAATCGAACTCCCAACCTTGGT is a window from the Candidatus Paceibacterota bacterium genome containing:
- a CDS encoding HU family DNA-binding protein codes for the protein MNKQDLVDAVHEKLGGTKTQADEAVDTIVNSIVSSLTKGEEVSISGLGIFSAKDRAARTARNPQTGEAIQVPAMRVPKFKAAKGLKDAVKNG